CGCCTCCGCGCGCGACCTCATGGGACGCGATCGCGACCTCGAGCTGGGCCGTGCACTCGAACTCGCCGCGATCGAGATCCTGGGCCGTCAGCGCCTGGCGTTCGAGCCCGGGCCGAACGCGCCGTGGGTCGCGCTGATCGTCGGCGTCAACGGAGTCGGCAAGACCACGCTCGCGGGCAAGCTGGCCGCGAGCTTTGCGCGCGACGGCCGACGCACGTTGCTGGTGGCCGGCGATACCTTCCGCGCCGCGGCGAGCGATCAGCTCGCGGTGTGGGCGGAGCGCGCGGGCGTCGAGCTGGTCCGAGCGCGCGACCTCGCCGACCCTGCGGCGGTCGTGCACGACGGTCTCAGCGCAGCACTCGCTCGCGGGACCGACGTGGTGTTAATCGATACCGCCGGGCGCCTGCACACCAAGCAAAATCTGATGGCCGAGCTCCAGAAGGTGCGGCGTGTGTGTGAGCGCCAGGTTCCGGGGGCTCCGCACCACACGCTGCTGGTGCTGGACGCCAATCTGGGGCAGAACGGCATCGCCCAGGCGCGCGAGTTCCAGAAGGTGATTCCGATCACGAGCCTTGCGATCAACAAACTCGATGGAACCGCCCGCGGAGGCGCGGTGCTCGCGATCGCGGATCAGCTCGGATTGCCGGTGAGTCTCACCGGGCTCGGCGAGGGTCTCGAGGACTGGGAGCGGTTCGATCCCGAAGCGTTCGCGCGCGGATTGTTCTCGACGCGAGTTCCGTCCGGTTGACGTCGCCGCGCGGCGGTGTGATTCAGCGGCCGTTCGGGAGCAGCGACTTCATGCGCACGCGCTTCGGCACCACGGTGGCCGGATAGTCGCCGACGCCGTAGCCGACCACCCGAGTGACGCCACTTGCGCGCTCGACCAGCCGGGTGCGCGCGCCGGACGAGAATCCAGTTCGCCAGCTCTTGATCTCGATCACGTCGGTGATCGCTTCCCGCACCAGATGCGTGATCGGCACGTCGTCGCTCATGCTGCGGGTCCGCACTTCGAGGCGATGCACCTCGATCGTGCTGTCGGCTTTGGCGCTCTCGTCGACCAGTCGATTGGTCTCGCGCACCCTGACGCCGCGATAGCTCCCGTACGGCACGTTCACGGTGTCGACTCCCAGCGTGTCGAACTCGGCGCTCGGGCGATTCGGATTGTCTTCGAGTCGCCTGCGATTCGCCGCCCGGATCTTCATCTCGTTGGCGT
The nucleotide sequence above comes from Candidatus Eisenbacteria bacterium. Encoded proteins:
- the ftsY gene encoding signal recognition particle-docking protein FtsY — protein: MGLWERLRSGLTRTREQLVSQVGAVLGLRGPIDPQTLEPLEDALLLADVGPATVERLIASARDLMGRDRDLELGRALELAAIEILGRQRLAFEPGPNAPWVALIVGVNGVGKTTLAGKLAASFARDGRRTLLVAGDTFRAAASDQLAVWAERAGVELVRARDLADPAAVVHDGLSAALARGTDVVLIDTAGRLHTKQNLMAELQKVRRVCERQVPGAPHHTLLVLDANLGQNGIAQAREFQKVIPITSLAINKLDGTARGGAVLAIADQLGLPVSLTGLGEGLEDWERFDPEAFARGLFSTRVPSG